In Mucilaginibacter celer, one DNA window encodes the following:
- a CDS encoding DUF4292 domain-containing protein: MKKNIANSVLIACCLLVLVSCKARKQVLVARKADSTATVNNDLAGKLAGIRASQVNFTTFAGKAKTKLSINNNSNDVTLNVRIARDKRIWVSITAVLGIEAARAVITPDSIMIINRLQSVYIKKPFSYIYTYASKQVNYKTLESLLIGNAVPELVNEKATIEHADGNTTLSGTLNDLVYKLILGPDNKVTQTNLDNQQQAQSLQVTNNAFIQATNRVLPSQIDIASVVKDKKIQVNLHYTKADFEVEQNYPFSIPDGYEPGK; the protein is encoded by the coding sequence ATGAAAAAAAATATAGCGAATAGTGTACTTATAGCTTGCTGCCTGCTTGTACTGGTAAGCTGTAAAGCACGTAAGCAGGTACTGGTTGCCCGCAAAGCCGATTCGACGGCGACAGTTAATAATGATTTGGCAGGCAAGTTGGCGGGTATACGTGCAAGCCAGGTTAACTTTACAACCTTTGCAGGTAAGGCAAAAACCAAGCTCAGCATCAATAACAACAGTAACGATGTTACGCTGAACGTAAGGATAGCAAGGGATAAAAGGATTTGGGTATCCATAACCGCTGTATTAGGCATTGAAGCCGCCCGCGCGGTAATAACGCCCGATAGCATTATGATTATAAACCGTCTGCAAAGTGTATATATAAAAAAGCCGTTCAGCTATATATATACCTACGCCAGCAAGCAGGTTAATTATAAAACGCTCGAATCGTTACTGATAGGCAACGCTGTGCCCGAACTGGTTAACGAGAAAGCAACAATTGAGCATGCCGATGGTAACACCACCCTAAGCGGTACGCTTAATGATTTGGTTTACAAGCTGATATTGGGCCCTGATAATAAAGTTACCCAAACCAATTTGGATAACCAGCAGCAGGCTCAATCGTTACAGGTAACCAATAATGCGTTTATACAGGCAACAAACAGGGTGCTGCCATCGCAAATAGATATAGCATCAGTAGTAAAAGATAAAAAAATACAGGTTAATTTGCATTACACCAAGGCCGATTTTGAAGTTGAGCAAAATTATCCCTTCAGTATACCTGATGGATACGAGCCCGGTAAATAA